Proteins encoded by one window of Cylindrospermum stagnale PCC 7417:
- a CDS encoding EAL domain-containing response regulator: MPKILVIEDEESVRENLLDLLAAEDFETIAAANGKVGVNLAVSEIPDLILCDMMMPEVDGYGVLTALRQDPSTATIPFIFLTAKSAKADFRQGMDMGADDYLTKPFTRAELLSAIMNRLEKHATLKKYLSTQTPVNKLTPKMQLLEVSLHRALNQENFQEFEVYYQPIVDIASGKIVAAESLLRWQNSELGMVSPTEFIPIAESTGLIIPIGKWVLNRVCQQIKTWHDAGIPALTIAVNLSVIEFNQPDLIHEILNLIEINSLAPHCLELELTESMIMQDFNSAITTMNKLRTLGVKIAIDDFGTGYSSLIYLKKLPINTLKIDRYFIHNVASDYQKSAITKGLIQMGHNLNLQIIAEGVETEAELAFLRQNNCDSMQGFLYSRPLTIREFENFLLTDKTLPI, from the coding sequence ATGCCCAAGATTTTAGTAATTGAAGATGAAGAATCAGTTCGGGAGAATCTTTTGGATTTGCTAGCGGCTGAGGATTTCGAGACTATTGCTGCTGCCAATGGTAAAGTTGGTGTAAATTTGGCTGTCTCCGAAATTCCCGATTTAATTTTGTGCGACATGATGATGCCAGAAGTTGATGGTTATGGAGTACTTACCGCATTACGCCAAGATCCATCAACAGCGACAATACCCTTCATCTTCTTGACTGCTAAATCTGCCAAGGCTGACTTTCGTCAAGGTATGGATATGGGTGCAGATGACTATCTAACTAAGCCTTTCACTAGGGCTGAGTTATTAAGTGCAATCATGAACAGATTGGAAAAACATGCAACTTTAAAGAAATATTTATCAACTCAGACTCCGGTTAATAAATTAACCCCCAAAATGCAGTTATTAGAAGTTAGTTTACACCGGGCGCTAAATCAAGAAAATTTTCAAGAATTCGAGGTTTATTATCAACCGATAGTCGATATTGCTTCAGGTAAAATAGTCGCTGCTGAAAGTTTATTACGGTGGCAAAATTCTGAGTTAGGCATGGTTTCACCGACTGAATTTATTCCTATAGCAGAGTCTACTGGTTTAATTATTCCTATTGGTAAATGGGTATTAAACCGGGTCTGTCAACAAATAAAAACCTGGCATGATGCCGGAATTCCTGCCTTGACTATTGCTGTAAATTTGTCGGTAATTGAATTTAATCAACCAGATTTAATTCATGAAATACTTAACCTTATAGAAATCAACAGTTTGGCACCTCATTGCCTAGAATTAGAACTGACTGAAAGCATGATCATGCAAGATTTTAATAGCGCAATTACTACTATGAATAAATTGCGAACCCTTGGGGTGAAAATCGCAATAGATGATTTTGGGACAGGATATTCTTCTTTGATTTATCTGAAAAAATTGCCAATTAATACCCTAAAAATTGACCGCTATTTTATTCATAATGTCGCCAGTGACTACCAAAAATCAGCGATTACAAAGGGATTAATTCAAATGGGTCACAATCTAAATTTACAAATAATTGCTGAAGGCGTAGAGACAGAAGCTGAACTAGCTTTTTTACGCCAAAATAACTGTGATTCTATGCAAGGTTTTCTCTACAGTCGTCCTTTAACTATAAGAGAATTTGAAAACTTTTTGTTGACTGATAAAACCTTGCCTATCTAA